A genomic window from Serratia liquefaciens includes:
- the phnF gene encoding phosphonate metabolism transcriptional regulator PhnF, translated as MDLSRHPTSYPTRYQQIAAQLEQELRTQYRCGDYLPSEQQLAERYQVNRHTLRRAVDQLVERGWLQRRHGIGILVLMRPYDYPLHANTRFSQNLFEQGSHPTSERLLAVLRPCNGHVASALSREEGETVIHLRTLRRVNGVPMSLIDHYLPDLDWWPALQQFHSGSLHEFIESNIHQPLTRSQTRISARRAQAKESRMLEIATQAPLLCVRTLNVCTGSDNVAEYSVSLARADMIELTMEH; from the coding sequence ATGGACTTATCTAGACATCCGACCAGTTACCCCACCCGCTATCAGCAAATCGCCGCACAGCTGGAACAAGAGCTGCGCACCCAATACCGCTGTGGCGACTACCTGCCTTCCGAGCAGCAATTGGCGGAACGCTATCAGGTCAATCGCCATACCCTGCGTCGTGCAGTCGATCAATTGGTGGAGCGCGGCTGGCTGCAACGCCGGCACGGGATCGGCATTCTGGTGTTGATGCGCCCCTACGACTACCCGTTGCATGCCAATACCCGCTTCAGTCAGAACCTGTTCGAGCAGGGAAGTCACCCCACCAGTGAGCGCTTACTCGCGGTGCTACGCCCATGCAATGGGCATGTTGCCAGCGCCTTGTCGCGGGAAGAAGGCGAAACGGTGATCCACCTTCGCACTTTGCGCCGGGTCAACGGCGTACCGATGAGCCTGATCGACCACTATCTGCCCGATCTGGACTGGTGGCCGGCGCTCCAGCAGTTCCACAGCGGTTCGCTGCACGAATTTATCGAATCAAACATCCACCAGCCGCTGACCCGCAGCCAGACACGCATCAGTGCGCGCCGTGCTCAGGCCAAAGAGAGCCGGATGCTGGAAATTGCCACTCAGGCGCCGCTGCTGTGCGTGCGCACCCTGAACGTCTGCACCGGCAGCGACAACGTGGCGGAATACTCCGTCAGCCTGGCGCGCGCCGACATGATTGAACTGACGATGGAGCACTAA
- a CDS encoding permease encodes MPHPLTATEHRARPWPWWKPALFLLVVAIGLYYVKWQPYYGKAFLAADTHSIGKSILVNDDSSPWLAAWHYALVYFTAVWKAAVLGVLLGSLVQVLIPRDWLMRTLGHPRFSGTLLGAVIALPGMMCTCCAAPVAAGLRRQSVSSGAAMAFWLSNPVLNPATLIFMGFVLGWQFAAIRLVAGVIMVLGIAWLVQRATARDPQPAALQTPLLPLDKADERPFFGRWLRALWSLFWSTIPVYILAVLALGAARVWLFPHADGAIDNSLLWIIGLAIAGCLFVIPTAAEIPIVQTLMLAGMGTGPALALLMTLPAVSLPSLLMLNKAFSAKALCLTALLVALCGIVTGVVGMGLV; translated from the coding sequence ATGCCACATCCCCTGACTGCAACTGAACACCGCGCGCGCCCTTGGCCGTGGTGGAAACCGGCGCTGTTTCTGCTGGTGGTGGCCATCGGCCTCTACTACGTCAAATGGCAGCCTTACTACGGCAAGGCCTTTCTGGCGGCGGACACGCATTCCATCGGCAAATCGATACTGGTCAACGACGACAGCAGCCCATGGCTGGCGGCCTGGCACTACGCGCTGGTCTATTTCACGGCGGTGTGGAAGGCGGCGGTGCTTGGCGTACTGCTGGGTTCGCTGGTGCAGGTGCTGATCCCACGCGATTGGTTGATGCGCACGCTCGGCCATCCGCGTTTTTCCGGCACTTTGCTGGGTGCGGTGATCGCACTGCCGGGCATGATGTGCACCTGCTGCGCTGCGCCGGTAGCCGCCGGATTACGGCGTCAGTCGGTGTCCAGCGGTGCGGCGATGGCGTTCTGGTTGAGTAACCCGGTGCTGAATCCGGCGACGCTGATTTTCATGGGCTTTGTGCTCGGCTGGCAGTTTGCCGCAATCCGGCTGGTGGCTGGGGTGATCATGGTGCTGGGCATCGCCTGGCTGGTGCAGCGTGCCACCGCCAGGGATCCGCAACCGGCGGCTTTGCAAACGCCGCTGCTGCCGCTGGATAAAGCTGACGAAAGGCCGTTTTTCGGCCGCTGGCTCAGGGCGCTGTGGTCGCTATTCTGGTCAACCATACCTGTCTACATTCTGGCGGTGCTGGCGCTCGGAGCCGCGCGTGTTTGGCTGTTCCCGCATGCCGATGGGGCGATAGATAATAGCTTGCTGTGGATTATTGGCCTGGCGATCGCCGGTTGCCTGTTCGTGATCCCGACGGCGGCGGAAATCCCGATTGTGCAGACCCTGATGCTGGCGGGCATGGGCACTGGCCCGGCGCTGGCGCTGTTGATGACCCTGCCGGCGGTCAGCCTGCCTTCGTTGCTGATGCTGAACAAGGCCTTCTCTGCCAAGGCACTGTGCCTGACGGCGCTGCTGGTTGCGCTGTGTGGGATCGTCACGGGCGTGGTAGGAATGGGGTTGGTATAA
- a CDS encoding type II toxin-antitoxin system RelB/DinJ family antitoxin yields MESRIQFRIEDETKRLAQKAAEAKGITLSEACRRLAEQMADEQRATEQHENWLKEKVDAAFARLHEGSAVYLDQQQVDESMDAFKAKVRAKYDRK; encoded by the coding sequence ATGGAAAGCCGTATCCAGTTTCGCATTGAGGATGAGACTAAACGTTTGGCGCAGAAAGCCGCAGAAGCCAAGGGGATCACTTTGAGTGAGGCATGTAGACGTTTGGCTGAGCAAATGGCAGATGAGCAACGGGCAACTGAGCAACATGAGAATTGGTTGAAAGAAAAGGTTGATGCCGCTTTTGCCCGTTTGCATGAAGGAAGCGCGGTCTATCTTGACCAACAACAGGTTGATGAAAGCATGGATGCCTTTAAGGCAAAAGTCCGAGCGAAATACGACCGAAAATAA
- a CDS encoding type II toxin-antitoxin system RelE/ParE family toxin, whose amino-acid sequence MRVEWDEEALRDRERIFDFLYPFNPQAAEQADAEIDKAVRRLLDYPELGKIWYRQARKLLVSQASLLVLYVVVDDVIKVLAVAHQREKFPDI is encoded by the coding sequence ATGCGTGTCGAATGGGATGAAGAAGCGCTACGGGACAGGGAACGTATTTTTGATTTTCTCTATCCTTTTAATCCGCAGGCTGCTGAGCAGGCTGATGCTGAGATTGATAAGGCAGTGAGGCGCCTGTTGGATTACCCTGAACTCGGTAAAATTTGGTACAGACAGGCGCGTAAGTTATTGGTCAGCCAGGCTTCATTATTAGTTTTATACGTTGTTGTTGACGACGTGATTAAGGTTTTAGCCGTTGCTCATCAACGAGAGAAATTCCCTGACATATAG
- the nrdG gene encoding anaerobic ribonucleoside-triphosphate reductase-activating protein, translating to MNYHQYYPIDVVNGPGTRCTLFVAGCVHQCPGCYNKSTWRLNSGQPFTQAMEDQLIADLNDKRIPRQGLSLSGGDPLHPANVAAVLQLVKRVRAECPGKDIWLWTGYRLAELDAQQMQIVDRINVLIDGKFVQDLKDPALIWRGSANQVVHKLR from the coding sequence ATGAATTATCACCAGTACTACCCCATCGATGTCGTCAACGGCCCCGGTACCCGCTGCACGCTGTTTGTTGCCGGCTGCGTGCACCAGTGTCCCGGCTGCTACAACAAAAGCACCTGGCGGCTTAACTCCGGCCAGCCTTTTACCCAGGCGATGGAAGACCAGTTGATTGCCGACCTGAACGATAAGCGCATTCCGCGCCAGGGGCTGTCGCTGTCCGGTGGCGATCCCCTGCACCCCGCCAATGTCGCGGCGGTGCTGCAACTGGTGAAACGGGTACGTGCCGAATGCCCCGGCAAGGATATCTGGCTGTGGACCGGCTACCGGCTGGCGGAGCTGGATGCGCAGCAAATGCAGATAGTGGACAGGATTAACGTGTTGATTGACGGAAAGTTTGTGCAGGACTTAAAGGATCCGGCGCTGATTTGGCGCGGCAGTGCTAATCAGGTAGTGCATAAGCTGCGTTAG